The Hahella sp. HNIBRBA332 genome window below encodes:
- a CDS encoding HAMP domain-containing sensor histidine kinase translates to MMFNSHRERPRARAKTLARSLRDQLWWMGAGLLLASLTLAFISSWNNMDWAGDTLMKLEAQALLRQSQRTAGAQPASDGYLSLYQSWAAVPEHVRSQFGAEPARDGEVLEAVVQNAGEEAFLYLLPFQTESGERRYLLSRHNRADIETLGEEFFSAALLHSLLTTLAVFALLFALFFWLIRRATQPIAALSAWAQTLGTQARVEAPHFEIEELNHLAQRMQEGVARIEAFNAREKQFLKHASHEMRTPLAIIQASLDTLELQTGEAGKASLRRAQLAGANMALLSSALLWLARESPQTLKKERVTLDTFFHAIIDDHRYLLTGRNVQVRLELDADVVKIEKSLLHIVSANLVRNAFQHSSDGEIVLTANRDSLRLTNPVNPDDADTNAEGFGLGLELVRRICDKLEWRFSVDLTEDGAQVSVIWASTSHS, encoded by the coding sequence ATGATGTTTAACTCACACAGGGAAAGGCCGCGCGCTCGCGCCAAGACATTGGCTCGAAGTCTCAGAGATCAATTGTGGTGGATGGGAGCGGGGTTGCTATTGGCGAGTCTCACTCTTGCTTTTATCTCTTCCTGGAACAATATGGACTGGGCTGGCGATACGTTGATGAAACTGGAGGCGCAGGCTCTGTTGCGGCAGTCGCAGCGAACGGCGGGAGCGCAGCCAGCGAGTGATGGATATCTGAGTCTGTATCAAAGCTGGGCGGCGGTGCCAGAGCATGTGCGATCGCAATTTGGCGCTGAGCCAGCTCGCGATGGCGAAGTACTGGAGGCGGTGGTTCAAAATGCTGGAGAAGAGGCGTTTTTATATTTGCTGCCATTTCAGACTGAAAGTGGCGAGCGCCGGTATTTATTAAGCCGCCATAACCGCGCGGATATCGAAACGCTGGGAGAGGAGTTTTTCAGCGCCGCACTGCTGCATTCATTGCTCACCACACTGGCTGTATTCGCGCTACTGTTTGCACTGTTTTTCTGGTTGATCCGGCGGGCCACCCAGCCCATCGCTGCGCTCAGCGCCTGGGCGCAAACCCTGGGAACTCAGGCGCGGGTGGAAGCGCCGCATTTTGAAATTGAGGAACTCAATCATCTGGCGCAGCGAATGCAGGAAGGCGTCGCCCGTATAGAGGCGTTCAATGCACGCGAAAAGCAGTTTCTAAAGCACGCCAGTCACGAAATGAGAACCCCTCTGGCGATTATCCAGGCCAGTCTGGACACCCTGGAATTGCAAACCGGCGAGGCGGGTAAGGCGTCGCTGCGGCGGGCGCAATTGGCGGGGGCGAATATGGCGTTGCTGTCCAGCGCCTTGCTATGGCTGGCGCGGGAGTCGCCGCAAACGTTAAAGAAAGAGCGGGTGACCCTGGATACGTTTTTTCACGCCATCATTGACGATCACCGATATTTGTTGACGGGTAGAAATGTGCAGGTGCGGCTGGAGCTGGACGCAGACGTGGTCAAAATCGAAAAAAGTCTGTTGCATATTGTGTCGGCGAATCTTGTTCGCAATGCCTTTCAGCATTCCTCCGACGGTGAGATTGTCTTGACGGCGAATCGCGATAGTTTACGTTTGACGAATCCGGTTAATCCTGATGACGCCGATACAAATGCAGAAGGGTTCGGTTTGGGGCTGGAGCTGGTGCGGCGTATCTGCGACAAGCTGGAGTGGCGTTTTTCGGTTGATCTGACCGAGGATGGGGCGCAAGTCAGTGTGATCTGGGCTTCGACATCGCATTCTTAA
- a CDS encoding isochorismatase family protein: protein MTIINTVSLHEAMNNEVKKGGKKLALFVIDEQGRQAPGNHAALLATITKAQTLRMPIYLIEIDHAALSEGAQPIVIGGAPPVGVRTWRDYCVRGAKVVKKPHISMFNPETNLDIAAEIKRQNITGAVIIGTQTNQCVKVNAVGGYVDRLNTKKFDGLNKLCKVYTCGAVLRGTEEATWKNEPNVFYYNHLEVAPHPHR from the coding sequence ATGACCATTATCAACACCGTTTCTTTACATGAAGCCATGAACAATGAAGTTAAAAAAGGCGGGAAGAAGCTCGCGTTATTTGTCATAGATGAACAAGGAAGACAAGCGCCCGGAAATCATGCCGCGCTATTGGCGACTATCACTAAAGCGCAAACCTTGCGCATGCCGATTTACTTAATAGAAATTGATCACGCCGCACTCAGTGAGGGAGCGCAACCTATCGTGATTGGCGGCGCCCCGCCAGTGGGAGTGAGAACTTGGAGAGACTACTGCGTGCGCGGCGCCAAAGTGGTTAAAAAGCCGCACATTAGTATGTTTAATCCTGAGACCAATCTGGATATCGCAGCGGAAATAAAAAGACAAAACATTACCGGCGCAGTCATTATCGGAACGCAAACCAACCAATGTGTCAAAGTAAATGCTGTAGGCGGCTATGTGGACAGGCTTAACACCAAGAAGTTTGACGGACTGAATAAGCTCTGTAAGGTTTATACATGTGGTGCGGTATTAAGAGGCACGGAAGAAGCCACCTGGAAAAATGAACCTAATGTTTTCTATTACAATCATTTGGAAGTAGCTCCCCATCCTCATCGATAG
- a CDS encoding putative adhesin produces MAKKIPLGDKLYLFTDATGMIADNLLITSHGGYISRPDFGKQTGWARNIPGLGGWIGVPEWTQLYFYGPHTQALLDPGLSSVISGKTKFLQHLAPNTKVRNYSLSKYQGEETGETYDSISRDIDSNRTFITLRQDALNSGDARMMAEVQRLCPTPFPKFDVLTVRNRKLMGGVNLKHALDMLASNGYRYNKIHCVFCRSRMIGPSGSWDARNNP; encoded by the coding sequence ATGGCGAAGAAAATCCCATTAGGCGACAAACTGTATTTATTCACTGACGCCACTGGCATGATAGCGGACAACCTGCTTATTACCTCTCACGGCGGCTATATTTCCCGCCCGGATTTCGGCAAGCAGACTGGCTGGGCGCGCAATATTCCTGGTCTGGGTGGCTGGATCGGCGTACCGGAATGGACCCAGCTTTATTTCTATGGCCCTCACACTCAAGCATTGCTGGACCCGGGCCTGAGTTCCGTCATCAGCGGTAAAACCAAGTTTTTGCAACATCTGGCGCCCAATACAAAGGTCAGAAATTACAGCCTGAGTAAATACCAGGGAGAAGAAACCGGGGAAACCTACGACAGCATCAGTCGGGATATAGACAGCAACCGGACATTCATCACTTTGCGTCAGGACGCCTTAAACAGCGGCGACGCGAGAATGATGGCGGAAGTCCAACGCCTGTGTCCCACCCCGTTTCCCAAGTTTGATGTACTGACCGTACGCAATCGGAAACTGATGGGCGGCGTCAACCTCAAGCACGCCCTGGACATGCTCGCCAGTAATGGTTACCGCTACAACAAGATTCACTGCGTCTTCTGTCGTTCAAGAATGATCGGCCCAAGCGGCAGCTGGGACGCCCGTAATAACCCTTAA
- a CDS encoding response regulator transcription factor encodes MRILIIEDDRHLAAAIADYLELQQAECDFAFNGAVGLQRATQDRFDVIILDLMLPKMNGFDLCLELRRQGIFTPVLMLTACDADEEQLQGFRSGVDDYVAKPCAMPLLWARLQALTRRASKQGETLRVGPLELRLGEHRVMREGRELKLTPTGWRLLVTLMRRSPDVVSREELESAAWPGEEVDPGNFNVQLHQLRKAVDKPFAQALIHTVVGVGVCIREDSA; translated from the coding sequence ATGCGCATACTGATCATTGAAGACGACCGTCACTTGGCCGCTGCCATCGCCGACTATCTTGAGCTGCAGCAGGCGGAGTGCGATTTCGCCTTCAATGGGGCTGTCGGGTTGCAGCGTGCGACGCAAGACAGGTTCGATGTCATCATTCTGGATTTGATGTTGCCGAAAATGAACGGCTTTGATCTGTGCCTGGAGCTGCGACGGCAGGGGATATTTACGCCGGTGCTGATGCTGACCGCTTGTGATGCGGATGAAGAGCAGTTGCAGGGATTTCGCAGTGGCGTCGACGACTATGTCGCCAAACCTTGCGCTATGCCGTTGCTGTGGGCGCGTTTACAGGCGCTGACGCGACGGGCGTCGAAGCAGGGGGAGACGCTGCGGGTGGGGCCGTTAGAGCTGCGCTTGGGAGAACATCGCGTGATGCGAGAGGGGCGCGAGCTAAAATTGACGCCAACCGGTTGGAGGCTGTTGGTGACGTTGATGCGACGCAGTCCCGACGTGGTTTCCCGGGAGGAGCTGGAAAGCGCCGCCTGGCCCGGGGAAGAAGTAGACCCAGGTAACTTCAACGTACAACTGCACCAATTACGTAAAGCCGTGGATAAGCCCTTTGCGCAGGCTCTGATTCATACCGTTGTCGGCGTCGGCGTATGTATTCGGGAAGACAGCGCCTGA
- a CDS encoding sterol desaturase family protein, whose translation MENLQARFDAVGVWLEVIDLSVLAALCVVAAGVCWDMARKRWGPLREKFANITVAIGNILLERTLYGAVFLIALWLVEPLALWRIPMNGWTWLLALLAADLSYYWMHRIEHKVRFFWTVHSVHHSSERFDFSTSLRLSWLEGPVEWIFLVPMMLLGFDLVQTIVAFFAVVAYQSWIHTEKVGTLGWLDRVFNTPSAHRVHHGSHHPYLDKNFGGVLMIWDRLFGTYQAEVTPVRYGLTEPLASRNPFILVFHEVAALYSDCQSALSWRDRLQFLIKPPGWKPDSHAHTDH comes from the coding sequence CTGGAAGTGATTGACCTGAGCGTGCTTGCCGCGCTATGCGTCGTGGCGGCGGGGGTATGCTGGGATATGGCGCGAAAGCGATGGGGGCCTTTGCGTGAGAAGTTCGCCAATATCACTGTCGCCATCGGTAATATTCTGTTGGAGAGAACGCTATATGGCGCGGTTTTTCTGATTGCGCTGTGGCTGGTGGAACCGTTGGCGTTGTGGCGTATACCGATGAATGGCTGGACTTGGCTGTTGGCGCTTCTGGCGGCGGACTTGAGTTACTATTGGATGCACCGAATCGAACACAAGGTCAGATTTTTCTGGACGGTCCATAGCGTGCATCACTCTTCGGAGCGCTTTGACTTCAGTACGTCCTTGCGTCTTTCCTGGCTGGAGGGTCCGGTGGAGTGGATCTTTCTGGTTCCCATGATGTTGCTCGGGTTTGACCTGGTACAGACGATTGTGGCGTTTTTTGCGGTTGTGGCCTATCAATCCTGGATTCACACAGAAAAAGTTGGGACGCTCGGCTGGCTGGATCGTGTCTTCAATACGCCGTCTGCGCATCGGGTCCATCATGGCTCTCACCATCCCTATCTGGACAAAAATTTCGGCGGCGTGCTGATGATTTGGGATCGCCTGTTCGGGACCTATCAGGCGGAGGTCACGCCGGTGCGTTATGGCCTGACTGAGCCATTGGCGTCCCGCAATCCCTTTATACTGGTGTTTCATGAAGTGGCGGCGTTATATTCGGATTGCCAAAGCGCGCTGTCATGGCGTGATCGGCTACAGTTTTTGATCAAGCCCCCTGGCTGGAAACCGGACTCTCATGCGCATACTGATCATTGA